The following are encoded together in the Bos javanicus breed banteng chromosome 4, ARS-OSU_banteng_1.0, whole genome shotgun sequence genome:
- the PPP1R17 gene encoding protein phosphatase 1 regulatory subunit 17: MMSTEQMQPLELSEDRLDKLDPRCSHLDDLSDQFIKDCDLKKKPIKGKNVQVTLNVESDQKKPRRKDTPALHVPPFIPDVLSEHLITRYDVQDIQPKGKMSPVLHNTDLEQKKPRRKDTPALHVSPFAAGVTLLRDERPKVIVEDDEKDGDKIAI; this comes from the exons ATGATGTCTACTGAGCAAATGCAGCCTCTGGAGCTCTCAGAAGACAGACTGGACAAGCTAGACCCTCGCTGCAGCCACCTAG ATGATCTTTCAGACCAGTTTATTAAGGATTGTGATCTCAAAAAGAAGCCTATAAAGGGGAAAAATGTACAAGTCACCCTGAATGTTGAGTCAGACCAGAAAAAACCAAGGAGAAAAGACACACCAGCCCTGCATGTTCCGCCTTTCATACCAG ACGTCCTTTCAGAACATTTAATTACAAGATACGATGTCCAAGACATACAACCAAAGGGCAAAATGAGTCCAGTTCTTCATAACACTgacctggaacagaaaaagccaaggagaaaagacACACCTGCCCTGCATGTGTCCCCCTTTGCAGCAG GTGTGACACTTCTCAGGGACGAGAGACCCAAAGTGATCGTGGAAGATGATGAAAAAGATGGTGACAAGATAGCTATTTAA